One segment of Gordonia terrae DNA contains the following:
- a CDS encoding hydantoinase B/oxoprolinase family protein — protein sequence MTAPIPGSEVFSSRPTDLDALARSLPPSLPVHTVSQEQIDALDPLTYEVIRHRLWSVTDEMGEALKRMSGSPIVTDANDFDFAVSDELGQEVQVGLYNTMLVGAVDLAIYWTLQHRSLNPGIAEGDMFLCNDPWVGGGLHQSDVIVYQPVFHDGKLFAWTSAICHEPDLGGSGLGSFDPAAKDVFSESLPTPPIKVVRDYELQRDVADVWVRRSRVPMLVGLDLRAKIGANSVGRDRLLAVIEQYGADTVKAVMKRMMSDAEGRLRTKLSDLPDGTWHATGYQDQSQTGDRGVHKITVAMTKTDDHLEFDFTGTDPQTGVINCTYAGMRGGVMLALLPILAGDIPWSAGGLMRCFDLVAEEGTINNATFPAAVSRGPIGPAWLTGNLIAECLAQMLDRHLEFGKNVQASCCGTWDTAVVAGLDERGEQPVPFLNIMMEPMAGGYGARPVADGMDTGGLFCIPMGRIPDTEMTEFLYPLLTLWRREEPDSGGPGRHRGGVSASLAVTPYGTSLPMGLVFASAGKAVAQNSGLAGGLPGNTGLEILVRDSGVQDLLAQGRIPGSMDELTGNKEIGACYDESYLAPGEVLYMHWQGGGGYGDPLHREPEAVATDVRNGKVTLAGAEETYGVVLADGRVDDSRTEAKRAQLREIRRNRSELPSGQEATLDLARARRLDDNLVEATIGDARVVGCAHCGRLLGDSKSGRLDLARYDGPSSDAGPQVTSDPREYVDTDVVFRQQCCPGCFTAVYSGIVPVDHPDHVAELAQLLPAVAGR from the coding sequence ATGACCGCACCCATTCCCGGCTCGGAGGTCTTCTCGAGCCGACCCACCGATCTCGACGCGCTGGCCCGATCCCTGCCGCCGTCGTTGCCGGTGCACACCGTCTCGCAGGAACAGATCGATGCACTCGACCCGCTCACCTACGAGGTGATCCGGCACCGGCTGTGGTCGGTCACCGACGAGATGGGTGAAGCCCTCAAACGGATGTCGGGATCGCCGATTGTCACCGACGCCAACGACTTCGACTTCGCGGTCAGCGACGAACTGGGCCAAGAGGTCCAGGTCGGGCTGTACAACACGATGCTCGTCGGCGCGGTGGACCTCGCCATCTACTGGACGCTGCAGCACCGTTCGCTCAATCCGGGCATCGCCGAGGGTGACATGTTCCTGTGCAACGACCCGTGGGTCGGCGGCGGACTGCATCAGAGCGATGTGATCGTCTACCAGCCCGTCTTCCACGACGGCAAGCTGTTCGCCTGGACGAGTGCGATCTGCCACGAGCCCGACCTCGGCGGGTCCGGACTGGGCTCTTTCGACCCGGCTGCCAAAGACGTGTTCTCCGAGTCGCTTCCGACGCCGCCCATCAAGGTTGTTCGCGACTACGAGCTGCAGCGCGACGTCGCCGACGTGTGGGTCCGGCGGAGTCGGGTCCCGATGCTCGTCGGGCTCGACCTGCGCGCCAAGATCGGTGCGAACAGTGTCGGACGTGACCGGTTGCTCGCGGTCATCGAGCAGTACGGGGCAGACACGGTCAAGGCCGTCATGAAGCGGATGATGTCCGACGCCGAGGGACGGCTGCGAACGAAGCTGTCCGACCTGCCGGACGGCACCTGGCATGCCACCGGGTACCAGGACCAGTCCCAGACCGGCGACCGCGGTGTCCACAAGATCACCGTCGCCATGACAAAGACAGATGACCACCTCGAGTTCGACTTCACCGGTACCGACCCGCAGACGGGCGTCATCAACTGCACGTACGCGGGCATGCGCGGCGGGGTGATGCTGGCGCTGCTCCCGATCCTCGCCGGTGACATCCCCTGGTCGGCAGGCGGTCTGATGCGATGCTTCGATCTGGTGGCCGAGGAGGGGACGATCAACAACGCGACCTTCCCGGCCGCGGTGAGCCGCGGACCGATCGGCCCGGCCTGGCTCACCGGCAACCTGATCGCGGAATGTCTGGCCCAGATGTTGGACCGCCACCTCGAGTTCGGCAAGAACGTGCAGGCGTCGTGTTGCGGTACGTGGGACACCGCGGTGGTGGCCGGCCTCGACGAGCGCGGTGAGCAACCGGTGCCGTTCCTCAACATCATGATGGAGCCGATGGCAGGCGGGTACGGCGCGCGGCCGGTCGCCGACGGTATGGACACCGGTGGCCTGTTCTGCATCCCGATGGGGCGCATCCCCGACACCGAGATGACGGAGTTCCTCTACCCGCTGCTCACCCTGTGGCGCCGGGAGGAGCCCGACTCCGGCGGTCCGGGGCGGCATCGCGGCGGGGTGTCGGCGTCGCTGGCGGTCACTCCGTACGGCACCAGTCTGCCGATGGGGCTCGTGTTCGCCTCGGCGGGCAAGGCGGTGGCCCAGAACTCCGGATTGGCGGGGGGTCTGCCCGGCAACACCGGCCTGGAGATACTCGTTCGTGATTCCGGCGTGCAGGACTTGTTGGCACAGGGGCGAATTCCCGGATCGATGGATGAACTGACCGGGAACAAGGAGATCGGCGCGTGCTACGACGAGAGCTACCTCGCCCCTGGTGAGGTGCTGTACATGCACTGGCAGGGCGGGGGCGGTTATGGCGACCCGCTGCACCGCGAGCCGGAAGCCGTGGCGACAGACGTACGCAACGGCAAGGTGACCCTCGCCGGTGCCGAGGAGACCTACGGCGTCGTTCTCGCCGACGGTCGGGTCGACGACTCGCGGACCGAGGCGAAGCGGGCACAGTTGCGCGAGATTCGACGGAACCGTTCGGAGCTTCCCTCCGGCCAAGAGGCGACCCTGGACCTGGCTCGCGCCCGTCGACTGGACGACAACCTGGTCGAGGCCACGATCGGCGATGCCCGCGTCGTGGGCTGCGCACACTGCGGAAGGCTGTTGGGCGACAGCAAGTCCGGCCGGCTCGACCTGGCACGCTACGACGGCCCGTCGAGCGACGCCGGTCCGCAGGTCACCTCCGATCCCCGCGAATACGTCGACACCGACGTGGTGTTCCGGCAGCAATGCTGCCCGGGGTGCTTCACGGCCGTCTACTCGGGCATCGTGCCGGTCGACCATCCCGACCACGTCGCCGAACTCGCGCAACTGCTCCCGGCGGTGGCGGGTCGATGA